In Acinonyx jubatus isolate Ajub_Pintada_27869175 chromosome A3, VMU_Ajub_asm_v1.0, whole genome shotgun sequence, a genomic segment contains:
- the LOC128311320 gene encoding copper transport protein ATOX1-like — protein MLKHELFVDMTCEGCSSAVSRVLNKLGGVEFGIDLPNEKVCVNSEHSVDLLLETLGKTGPAVSYLGPK, from the coding sequence ATGCTGAAACACGAGTTGTTTGTGGACATGACCTGTGAAGGCTGCTCCAGTGCAGTCAGTCGGGTGCTCAACAAGCTGGGAGGAGTTGAGTTTGGCATTGACCTGCCTAACGAGAAGGTTTGCGTCAACTCTGAGCACAGCGTGGATCTTCTGCTGGAGACCCTGGGAAAAACAGGACCAGCTGTGTCCTACCTCGGCCCCAAGTAG